One part of the Bacillus sp. FJAT-27916 genome encodes these proteins:
- a CDS encoding ABC transporter ATP-binding protein, whose product MPNKLQPKKHARSLEKGEKAGFKQSWGKLIAYCKPYMTMIILAITLAFIGTIFTIIGPDYLSELIDIIMEGLMTEIDLEAIKKIGFFLAALYVLSSLFSYLQGFIMATVTQKVSKTLRTALSEKINKLPLRYFDSNSYGDVLSRITNDIDTLGQTMNQSIGTLVSAVTLFIGSLIMMLTTNVIMALTAVASTVIGFMLMGLIVKNSQKHFSNQQRELGAINGYVEEIYAGHSIVKVYNGEEEAKETFEAINKRLYNSAWRAQFLSGMMMPIMTFIGNFGYVAVCVVGASLAMNGKISFGVIVAFMVYIRLFTQPLAQMAQAVTNLQSTAAASKRVFDFLDEAELEDESHKEAILQNVKGDVEFKNVRFGYNEDKTIIHNFSVSVKAGEKVAIVGPTGAGKSTMVNLLMRFYEVNAGEILIDGVPIHTLTRENVHEQFCMVLQDTWLFEGTIRENIVYNKNGVTDEEITTACEAVGIHHFIQSLPNGYDTVLNDQISLSAGQKQLLTIARAMVENAPLLILDEATSSVDTRTEILIQEAMDKLTAGRTSFVIAHRLSTIKNADMILVMKDGDIIESGTHDDLLDKEGFYAELYNSQFSEEAVVEEEYAI is encoded by the coding sequence ATGCCCAATAAGTTACAGCCTAAAAAACATGCTCGCTCTCTTGAAAAAGGAGAGAAAGCCGGCTTTAAGCAGTCTTGGGGCAAGCTGATTGCCTACTGTAAACCATATATGACAATGATTATTCTTGCCATTACACTGGCATTCATCGGAACAATCTTTACCATTATCGGTCCTGATTACTTAAGTGAATTAATCGACATCATCATGGAAGGCTTGATGACGGAAATTGATTTAGAGGCGATTAAGAAAATCGGGTTCTTCTTGGCTGCCTTATATGTGTTAAGCTCCCTGTTTTCGTATCTTCAAGGGTTCATCATGGCGACGGTTACACAGAAGGTATCAAAAACTCTGCGGACGGCCCTTTCTGAAAAGATCAATAAGCTGCCATTGAGGTATTTTGACTCTAACAGCTATGGGGATGTCTTAAGCCGTATTACGAACGATATCGATACGCTTGGGCAAACGATGAATCAAAGCATCGGGACGCTTGTGTCTGCAGTGACATTATTTATCGGCTCGCTCATCATGATGCTGACGACGAATGTCATAATGGCCTTAACAGCTGTTGCGTCCACCGTTATCGGTTTTATGCTGATGGGATTGATTGTCAAGAATTCGCAGAAACATTTCTCCAATCAGCAGCGTGAGCTTGGAGCCATTAACGGCTATGTGGAAGAAATATATGCAGGACATTCTATTGTTAAGGTATATAACGGAGAAGAAGAGGCGAAGGAAACATTTGAAGCCATCAATAAGCGTCTGTATAACAGTGCTTGGCGTGCCCAATTCCTTTCCGGAATGATGATGCCTATTATGACCTTCATCGGAAACTTCGGTTATGTGGCGGTCTGTGTGGTGGGTGCATCTTTAGCGATGAACGGCAAGATTTCCTTTGGGGTTATCGTTGCTTTCATGGTCTACATCCGCCTGTTCACGCAGCCGCTTGCCCAAATGGCCCAAGCGGTCACGAACCTGCAATCAACAGCAGCGGCAAGCAAGCGTGTCTTTGACTTCCTGGATGAAGCAGAGCTTGAAGATGAGAGCCATAAAGAGGCCATTCTGCAAAATGTCAAAGGGGATGTTGAGTTCAAGAATGTCCGCTTCGGCTACAATGAGGATAAGACCATCATTCATAATTTCTCCGTGTCAGTTAAAGCAGGCGAGAAGGTCGCCATTGTTGGACCGACGGGTGCAGGGAAGTCAACCATGGTTAACCTGCTTATGCGCTTCTATGAGGTCAATGCTGGTGAAATTTTGATTGACGGTGTGCCAATCCATACATTAACGAGAGAGAATGTTCATGAGCAATTCTGTATGGTATTGCAGGATACTTGGCTCTTTGAGGGAACGATTCGGGAAAATATCGTTTATAACAAGAACGGTGTAACAGATGAAGAGATTACGACCGCATGTGAGGCGGTTGGCATCCATCACTTCATTCAGTCATTGCCGAATGGATATGATACTGTGCTAAATGACCAAATCAGCCTTTCTGCCGGCCAAAAGCAGCTCTTAACCATTGCGCGTGCCATGGTGGAAAATGCTCCGCTTCTTATCTTGGATGAAGCCACAAGCTCAGTTGATACCCGGACAGAAATCTTGATACAGGAAGCGATGGATAAATTAACGGCCGGCCGTACATCATTTGTGATTGCGCACCGTTTATCCACGATTAAAAACGCCGATATGATTCTTGTCATGAAGGACGGAGACATTATCGAAAGCGGAACACATGATGACCTTCTTGATAAAGAAGGGTTCTACGCAGAATTGTATAACAGCCAGTTCAGTGAAGAGGCTGTCGTGGAAGAAGAATATGCAATCTAA
- a CDS encoding ABC transporter ATP-binding protein: MIKIFKYLKTKEWMLILVSVLFIVTQVWLDLKLPDYMSDITTYTQTPGSEMSQIWEAGSYMLLCALGSLAASVIVGFFAARVAASFSARLRSLLFEKVESFSMEEINRFSTASLITRSTNDITQIQMIIAIGLQVLIKAPILAVWAIVKISGKSWQWTSATGFAVLFLLVMIAIIGSLTLPKFKRIQSLTDNLNRVSRENLTGLRVIRAYNAENYQEEKFEGANEELTKTNLFTNRMMASFMPTMMLIMSGLSLAVYWIGAYLINEAGMMDKISLFSDMVVFSSYAMQVIMAFIMLTVVFILLPRAAVAAGRVNEVLSTPLSILDGEMGECGFGHKGKVEFRNVSFKYPDSNEYVLKNISFTANPGETVAFIGATGCGKSSLINLIPRFYDATIGEVLVNDMNVKDYKVKNLHNKLGLVPQRNILFSGDVTSNVAYGNNGKGPISEAEVKRAVAIAQGTDFVERMDGQYKAHIAQGGSNLSGGQKQRMTIARAISRNPEIYLFDDSFSALDYRTDRMLRAALKEETSGATSLIVAQRIGTIMDADKIIVLDEGKMVGCGKHEELLRSCKVYQEIAYSQLSKEELENAQ; this comes from the coding sequence ATGATTAAAATATTCAAGTATCTGAAGACGAAGGAATGGATGCTCATTCTTGTGAGTGTGCTGTTCATCGTCACGCAGGTATGGCTTGATTTAAAGCTTCCTGATTATATGTCTGACATAACGACATACACCCAAACGCCTGGCAGTGAAATGAGCCAGATTTGGGAAGCCGGAAGCTATATGCTTTTATGTGCTTTAGGAAGCCTGGCTGCTTCTGTGATTGTCGGCTTTTTTGCCGCACGTGTGGCTGCGTCATTCTCCGCACGTTTAAGATCTTTACTCTTTGAGAAGGTTGAATCCTTTTCTATGGAAGAAATTAATCGGTTTTCAACGGCGAGCTTAATTACTCGTTCAACGAATGATATTACGCAAATTCAGATGATTATTGCGATTGGTCTGCAAGTGCTGATTAAGGCGCCGATCTTAGCTGTTTGGGCAATTGTAAAGATTTCCGGCAAGAGCTGGCAGTGGACGAGTGCGACGGGGTTTGCTGTATTGTTCCTGCTTGTGATGATTGCCATCATAGGAAGCTTAACCTTGCCGAAATTCAAACGCATCCAGTCTCTTACTGATAATCTCAATCGTGTGTCAAGGGAGAACTTGACTGGGCTGCGTGTGATTCGTGCCTATAATGCAGAGAATTACCAAGAAGAGAAATTCGAGGGTGCGAATGAAGAACTGACTAAGACCAATCTATTTACAAACCGTATGATGGCGAGCTTTATGCCAACTATGATGTTGATTATGAGCGGCCTAAGTCTTGCTGTCTATTGGATTGGGGCTTACTTAATCAATGAGGCAGGCATGATGGATAAAATAAGCCTATTTAGTGACATGGTCGTGTTCTCTTCTTATGCCATGCAGGTCATTATGGCCTTTATCATGCTGACTGTCGTGTTTATCCTGCTTCCACGGGCAGCTGTTGCAGCAGGACGTGTCAATGAGGTGCTTTCTACACCATTATCCATCCTTGATGGGGAAATGGGGGAGTGTGGATTTGGTCATAAAGGCAAAGTGGAATTTCGCAATGTCAGCTTTAAGTATCCTGATTCCAATGAGTATGTACTGAAAAATATCAGTTTCACCGCCAATCCAGGTGAAACGGTCGCCTTTATCGGTGCAACGGGCTGCGGAAAGAGCAGTCTCATCAATTTAATTCCTCGATTCTATGATGCGACAATAGGTGAAGTGCTCGTTAATGATATGAACGTGAAGGATTATAAAGTGAAGAATTTACATAATAAGCTTGGTCTTGTACCGCAGCGAAATATTTTGTTCAGCGGCGACGTAACTTCAAATGTAGCCTATGGCAATAATGGAAAAGGGCCGATATCGGAGGCAGAGGTGAAACGGGCGGTTGCGATTGCACAAGGGACGGACTTTGTCGAGAGAATGGACGGGCAATATAAGGCCCACATCGCTCAAGGTGGAAGCAATCTATCTGGCGGCCAAAAACAGCGGATGACAATTGCACGTGCAATCAGCCGCAACCCTGAAATCTATCTATTTGATGATTCCTTCTCGGCACTTGACTATAGGACTGACCGGATGCTGCGTGCTGCACTCAAGGAAGAGACGTCGGGTGCAACGAGCCTGATTGTCGCACAGCGTATTGGTACAATCATGGATGCTGATAAAATTATCGTCCTGGATGAAGGAAAAATGGTCGGCTGCGGCAAGCATGAAGAACTATTGCGTTCTTGCAAGGTTTATCAGGAAATTGCCTATTCTCAACTTTCAAAGGAGGAGCTCGAAAATGCCCAATAA
- a CDS encoding TetR/AcrR family transcriptional regulator has product MREERNPTNVFARDCITTALIQLMGEKAYKDITITEIARKAGVSRVTYYRNFSSKEDIIIQHFEDIHKEFHKTVKNLDPNKHRYECLVKYFQTWLKHNEFLICLSKANLSPLLLESVNDFTRLSLSSAYKYQAFFFTGSIHNVLFEWAKEGTKESAEEMAAFLVDMIKPPPLPLALG; this is encoded by the coding sequence TTGAGAGAGGAAAGGAATCCCACAAATGTATTTGCAAGGGATTGTATTACAACGGCATTGATTCAGCTGATGGGGGAGAAAGCTTACAAGGATATTACCATCACAGAAATCGCCAGAAAGGCCGGAGTCTCACGAGTGACTTATTACCGTAACTTCTCATCTAAAGAAGATATTATTATTCAGCACTTCGAAGATATCCACAAAGAATTTCATAAGACAGTAAAGAATTTGGATCCAAATAAACATAGGTATGAATGTCTAGTGAAGTACTTTCAAACATGGTTGAAGCATAATGAGTTTCTGATTTGTCTTTCAAAAGCAAATCTTTCCCCTCTATTGCTCGAATCAGTCAATGATTTCACTCGCCTATCACTATCTTCTGCATATAAATACCAAGCCTTCTTCTTCACTGGCTCCATTCATAATGTTCTTTTTGAATGGGCAAAGGAAGGAACAAAGGAAAGCGCCGAAGAAATGGCGGCTTTCCTAGTCGATATGATTAAACCGCCTCCTCTTCCTCTTGCATTAGGATAA
- a CDS encoding patatin-like phospholipase family protein produces MISINVKNTSLILEGGTFRTVYTAGILDGFLEKEIMFPYILGISAGAISACSYVSEQKNRTIRFISTYRNDKRYIGMRNFLTERSLFGLTFAYDTIPNQLDFFDWETYQGYKGSLLFGVTNAYTGEVEYIDAKTMDKGATILRATCAIPVLFPEIKLNDVPYYDGGLADPIPIQKAIADGYDKHVIILTREQGYRKVLDGQTKWAMKLFRKKYPQMVRAMEKRADNYNQTMELIEKLEREGKAFVYRPPYALKSFEKNTDVMWESHKKGLEHFYDRESELLDFLGDCYVGKQIKLSQ; encoded by the coding sequence ATGATTTCAATCAATGTCAAGAATACAAGCTTAATATTAGAGGGCGGCACGTTCCGTACCGTTTATACAGCGGGAATCTTGGATGGTTTCCTAGAGAAAGAAATCATGTTTCCATACATATTGGGAATCTCAGCTGGGGCAATCAGTGCCTGTTCCTATGTGTCTGAGCAGAAGAATCGGACAATCCGTTTTATTTCTACGTATCGAAATGACAAACGATATATAGGTATGCGGAATTTCCTTACGGAGAGAAGTCTGTTCGGGCTTACTTTTGCGTATGATACCATTCCCAATCAATTGGATTTCTTTGATTGGGAAACCTATCAAGGATATAAGGGGAGCCTTTTGTTTGGCGTGACGAATGCTTATACAGGAGAAGTAGAATACATTGATGCGAAAACAATGGATAAGGGAGCAACAATTCTCCGGGCAACCTGTGCCATCCCGGTGCTTTTCCCTGAGATTAAATTGAATGATGTTCCTTATTATGACGGTGGTTTAGCTGATCCGATTCCTATCCAAAAGGCCATCGCTGACGGTTATGATAAGCATGTCATTATTCTGACCCGGGAGCAGGGCTATCGGAAGGTGCTCGACGGCCAGACGAAATGGGCTATGAAGCTTTTTCGAAAGAAATATCCGCAAATGGTACGTGCGATGGAGAAGCGAGCGGACAATTATAATCAAACGATGGAGTTGATTGAGAAGCTGGAGAGGGAAGGAAAGGCATTTGTCTACCGTCCGCCCTATGCGCTGAAAAGCTTTGAGAAGAACACGGATGTTATGTGGGAATCACATAAGAAGGGGCTTGAGCATTTCTATGACCGGGAATCAGAATTGCTTGACTTTCTTGGGGATTGCTATGTAGGAAAACAAATCAAACTGTCACAATGA
- a CDS encoding TetR/AcrR family transcriptional regulator: protein MAGNEDRRAVRTKKKLKKALLTLLEEKDLLDLTITEVAQFAGCNRVTFYSHYKDLQSLLSAIVDEYLDGLVANFRRSFQNRKSITANDVSRQVPIFEYIYENQFVFSLILKGEVLPGSQNQFCESLVKVSGSELELKDKTAVEIPVLNYFSTYGSLGFFLYWAMTDFKDSPEVMAQKLAYLQGKMFVEATVRDK, encoded by the coding sequence ATGGCTGGCAATGAAGATCGCCGAGCAGTGCGGACGAAGAAGAAGCTAAAGAAGGCGTTGTTGACCTTACTTGAAGAAAAGGATTTACTCGATTTGACGATTACGGAGGTCGCCCAGTTTGCCGGCTGTAATCGAGTAACCTTTTACTCGCATTATAAGGATTTACAGTCGTTATTATCGGCTATTGTGGATGAGTATTTAGATGGTCTTGTCGCGAACTTTCGAAGAAGCTTTCAAAATCGAAAAAGCATCACAGCGAACGATGTAAGCAGACAGGTGCCAATCTTCGAATATATTTATGAGAATCAATTTGTTTTCTCCTTGATTTTGAAAGGAGAGGTACTGCCAGGTTCCCAGAATCAGTTTTGTGAGAGTCTGGTGAAGGTTTCTGGATCGGAGCTGGAGCTGAAGGATAAAACTGCAGTAGAAATCCCGGTGTTAAATTATTTTTCAACTTATGGCAGTCTTGGCTTCTTTCTTTACTGGGCTATGACTGATTTCAAGGATTCTCCTGAGGTTATGGCACAGAAATTAGCCTATCTTCAAGGGAAAATGTTCGTAGAAGCCACGGTCCGCGACAAATAA
- a CDS encoding glucose 1-dehydrogenase has product MARLEGKVAIITGAAQGMGASHARKFIEEGAKVVLTDLNKEKGEALSAELGENALFVSQNVTSTEDWERVVIEAEKAFGRVDVLVNNAGITMAKSILQTTEEEYRRIVDINQLSVFLGMKTVIPAMQKAGGGSIVNISSMNGLVAGAIGYTDTKFAVRGMTKAAAVECANYGIRVNSVHPGVIATPMVVQEDTKAAVEAFSKHIPLKRVAKPEEVSNLVVYLASDESSYSTGSEFVIDGGLTAM; this is encoded by the coding sequence ATGGCTCGATTAGAAGGTAAAGTTGCAATTATTACTGGTGCTGCTCAAGGCATGGGCGCTTCACATGCACGCAAATTCATTGAAGAAGGTGCAAAGGTCGTTCTTACAGACTTAAATAAAGAAAAAGGCGAGGCACTTTCTGCAGAATTAGGAGAAAACGCTTTATTTGTCAGTCAAAATGTAACAAGTACTGAAGATTGGGAAAGGGTTGTCATTGAAGCTGAGAAAGCATTTGGGAGAGTCGATGTATTAGTCAACAATGCAGGTATCACGATGGCGAAATCCATCCTGCAAACAACAGAGGAAGAATACCGCCGCATCGTCGATATTAACCAGCTTTCTGTCTTCCTAGGCATGAAAACAGTTATTCCTGCCATGCAAAAAGCAGGAGGCGGCTCTATCGTCAATATCTCATCTATGAATGGCCTAGTGGCAGGAGCAATTGGCTACACAGATACGAAATTCGCTGTGCGCGGTATGACGAAAGCAGCAGCTGTAGAATGCGCCAATTACGGCATACGTGTGAACTCTGTCCACCCTGGTGTCATCGCGACCCCAATGGTAGTACAGGAGGATACAAAAGCAGCTGTAGAAGCCTTCTCTAAACATATCCCGCTCAAACGCGTCGCTAAACCAGAAGAGGTTTCTAACTTAGTTGTATACTTAGCATCTGATGAATCCTCTTACTCTACAGGATCTGAGTTCGTCATAGATGGCGGTTTGACTGCAATGTAA
- a CDS encoding cysteine hydrolase family protein: protein MKKALLVIDVQNGMFQEGEAVYRGDELLAGLKEIINQARVNQMPVLYIQHNEPDGRPLATGTKEWEIHPAITPERGDPVIQKATPDSFYNTTLEAELKKKGIEHVIITGIQTDVCVDTTCRRAYSMGYKVTLLSDAHSTWASEELTAQEIINHHNRVLRWFADVCKSDEFEYA, encoded by the coding sequence ATGAAGAAGGCGCTTCTTGTTATTGATGTGCAAAATGGAATGTTCCAGGAAGGAGAGGCTGTATACAGAGGAGATGAACTATTAGCGGGGTTAAAAGAAATCATCAATCAAGCGCGAGTGAATCAAATGCCGGTTCTCTATATCCAGCATAATGAGCCTGATGGCAGGCCATTGGCGACCGGTACTAAGGAATGGGAGATACACCCTGCTATCACTCCTGAAAGGGGGGATCCTGTCATTCAAAAGGCAACGCCGGATTCATTTTACAATACAACATTGGAAGCGGAATTGAAAAAGAAAGGAATTGAGCATGTCATCATCACAGGCATTCAAACGGATGTATGTGTGGATACGACCTGCAGAAGAGCGTATAGCATGGGCTATAAGGTGACGCTGCTATCTGACGCACACAGCACATGGGCCTCTGAGGAGCTGACAGCTCAAGAAATCATCAATCATCACAATCGGGTTCTGCGCTGGTTTGCGGATGTCTGCAAGAGCGATGAGTTTGAATATGCATAA
- the arsC gene encoding arsenate reductase (thioredoxin), protein MKKKKTIYFLCTGNSCRSQMADGWAKKLLPEWEVKSAGLEAHGLNPNAVKAMKEVGIDISTNTSDVIDPEILNHAELVVTLCGHADEHCPVTPPNVKRVHWGFDDPAKAEGTEEEKWAFFQRVRDEIGARISEFAKTGE, encoded by the coding sequence ATGAAAAAGAAAAAAACGATTTATTTTTTATGTACCGGCAATTCATGCCGCAGTCAAATGGCAGATGGCTGGGCGAAGAAGCTCTTGCCTGAGTGGGAAGTGAAAAGCGCAGGACTTGAAGCGCATGGACTGAATCCGAATGCTGTCAAGGCGATGAAGGAAGTGGGGATTGATATTTCCACAAATACTTCTGATGTCATTGATCCGGAAATCTTAAACCATGCTGAGCTCGTTGTAACATTATGCGGGCACGCAGATGAGCACTGCCCAGTAACACCGCCCAATGTGAAGCGGGTTCATTGGGGATTTGATGACCCGGCGAAGGCAGAAGGTACAGAAGAGGAAAAATGGGCCTTCTTCCAGCGTGTGCGTGATGAGATTGGAGCAAGAATCAGTGAGTTCGCTAAAACAGGTGAATGA